The Cryptococcus gattii WM276 chromosome D, complete sequence region TTGATACCTTTTTCCCTAGCTCTTTTCTATGGGTGATGGTTTTATCCAAAAACGTCGTCTCTTTTGTGTGTAGTTCGACGATGATGTTGTCATTCAGTTATAGGACATGCTATTAGACCAACTGATACGTTTTGCTTCTTTCCTGTACGCGATCTGCATGTGTCTTCTTAACGCGTATCATTTTGATTTTCTACGACTGCACTGCTTCCTCCTCATTTCGTCGTTCCACAATGATTGCTCGGCAATGGGATTTTTTTCATTGCGCTCATCATCTTTCGAGTCCGCCGTTAACGTATGCTTTCTTGCAGACGTAATAACTGTTTCAATCtgtcttttttttttttcctttcctttcctctccCGATCCGAACTCCCGGCCGGTTGCTGTTGTCTTTTGGGCGTGTGCAATAACCCCGAACCCTTTCGGCCGCTTTCATTCCCTCCCTTATTACCTTGGCAACCACCTTGTTGCAATCTTTTCGGATCAACTCGGGGCAATTTCGGGCCAAAAAGTCCTCGAGGGAAAACTTTGTTATTATGTAATATCATAAGAAGTCATGATGTCATGATGGGTCGACCATTTAACTTTGTTTACGCTCTCTCCACAACCGACCGACGGAGTTGCCATTGCCCGGCAGTCACGGTGAAGGGAGCGCAAAGGACAAGATAAGAACAAAGAAACGAGAAACGAGCGGTTAATCGATAACTCTCCGACGTTGCTGCGATCTACTCTCAAGAAGGGTGAAAAGCTTAACAAACCAAGTTATAGATACGCTCCAAAAACCCTGGTTTATCTGCTTAACAGTCAACTTGTAACAAGAACAAGTCGTTATCAATGTCCCAGGACGATGGACCGCGTCGGTCACCATCGTGTAGCGAGCCCCACTTCGGATCAGATGCCGCCCTCGCAGGCGACAACCATTTTTCCGATACTCAACAGCACAAGGCACTGGGGAATCATGGTGTGGTGGATGGAGAGTTAAGTGTTGAAGGACAGCAAGAGCAAAGTAACGAAAATGATGATACCTTTACAACAACCACATCTTCTCCGATACAACAACAGGTAGACCACCAAGGGGAAGGCGGCGACGACGATATGACCAATTCCGACGATGTGAATATGGAAGACGACGGATCGCTAGAGGTTTCCACTGTGCCTCTGGCCGAAGAGGTAGACGAAGAATGGTGGGACTTGAAAATGCAGTGGGGGGGGAAAGTGTACGACATTCGCGTCGGTGGGAATGACATGTAGGCTTCTCCCCTCCCCCCTGTCTAGTATCTCTTCCGTCTGCTGAGACAGATATAATAACACAGGGTTTATGATTTCCGCGAAAGGATCGCTTCCCTCACGTCCATCCCCGCGGACGCCCAGAAACTCATCGGTCTTTCGTCGACTGTCAAGGGTAAACTCAATGCCTCACACGATGCCATGCGGTTCGCCCATCTAGGCGTTAAGAATGGCGGTAAATTCGTTCTGGTCGGGACAAAAGTGGAGGAACGGTTTGTGGATCCTATAAAGGCATTACGGGAAGGCGAGGGTGCTGGAGAAGACGAGTTTGATGTGGATTATAAAGGTAAAGGTCCAGGGAATGATCCAAGAAATAAGAGAAAGATACAAGAGATTATTGATAAAGTGCCAATCACGGTTGGTTCACAATTGAATTTTATGGGCCCCCTAGCTGATATCCTAGCAGGTGATGAATGCTCcgagagaaggaaagaaacTTCTTGTACTCGACTTGGACTATAGTAAGCTCCTGTTCATACAAGGTTATTCCAGGTGAACTTAgaccttttttttttttttttttttttttttttttttttcagCAATCGTAGACACAAAACCTCTTTTAAACGGCGCCCTTCCATCCTCGGAATGTGCCCGCCCAGGATTACATGACTTTCTCAAACTGTAGGTGGTTCGGGAATTTGGACTAACAAACTATCTATAAGCTGACCTTGATTCGTAAGCGTTTATCCACATTACGACATTGTTATATGGTCGCAGACGTCTTGGCGATGGCTAGAAACCAAATTAGTAGAGTTGGACCTGATCAGTGATTCGAGAGAGTATAAGATTTCATTTGTAATAGATCGCAGTTGCATGTTTCCCGTAGGTCACCTTCACCAGCCCTCCCCTTAATGCGCATGAGCTGATTTGAGAGTCAAAAGGTATTTTCTCAACGAAATGGCCAGCTGTACAAGCATGAAGTCAAACCTCTAGCATATTTATGGGCATCGTTCCCTCAGTGGTCAGCCAAGAACGTACGTTATTCCTCATTCAGGTCAAGTCTCGAGAGCCACAAACACTGACATTTAACAAAGACTATACATGTCGATGATCTTTCTAGAAATTTTGCATTAAATCCCGGAGAGGGGCTAAAGGTATATCTTGTCCTTGCGTCACATTGGTTCCGAGAGACTGTCTGCGATTATAACTGATGAATGGTCTCCATGTGGATTAGATTCGAGCATTTAACAAGGCCGGTTCCCCTGATGGCCAGAGAGATAGAGAATTAATAAAGCTTGGGACATATGTAAGTACTCGGTCTAGTTTGTATAATGGCAAAAAGGTGGACAACTGATGTGATGGCGTTGGGACAGCTGATAGGGATTGCTGCATCGGAGAAGGATTTCACAACGGTGAACCACAAGGTGAGAGAATACGCTGACATGAGAGTGGGAACTGCCGGACATGGAGCTGATTAGGTGTATGCATGCAGTACTggagtggaagaggaaggagaggacGGCACTAAGGGACCGGACGGATGTTGTATGATGTGTATATGCATAAATATAAATGTGTATGTGGAGGTCGTGTGGCAAGTTGTATATAGTACGTATAGCCGTGGTTGTTTATAGCCGGGTCGCGAAGCCGTGTGATGATGGTACCTGCCGGGTTTCTCATGTTTTCTCACACCGTCTCAAAAGTATTTCGACAGCGTATATACGTACGTATAAAACCATGAACCTTTGCTTTTCCCACCTCCTTCTCACCTCTATCAGCCTATAATGCGCATATCAATTGTACTCACAGCAGCCGCCCTTTTCGGATCCACCCTCATTTCAGCTCATACTCTCACATCCACTCCTCCACCCAACCTACCCGTCGTCATTCGAGCGGACACCAATGAGCCAGCTCCCGGCAATGGGACTCAGACCTGGAGTCAAGGCGATGATTGGATCCCCTTCGACATCGTTATCGACCCTGCATATGGTATCGCAGGAGGCGTGCTGATATTGTCAGGAATCCCGGTGGCTGTGCTAGGCAGTAAGAACCGATGGTGAGTACAGAATGAGTCTGCTTATTGACACACAAGTCAGTGTAAAGACTCAACAACCTTAGGTCATCGCTAGCTGTAGCGTCAGGACTTGcttttctcctcttcactCTCGTCATGATACTTCGATTCGGGTGAGAAAGAATGATAATGCATGTACAAATCGACAATCTAATACTGATGACAACTGAATAGTGTTGAACCAAACCTTGCTCCGCCTTCTCCTCACCCACCATCTGCCACTCTTCGGGGCCTCTACCTTCTTGCATGCCTCATTTCCTCCTTTATAGGTGCCGGACTCGgtatcttcttcttcaacttcaCCAAGTATGCCATCTCAGCCGCAGGTGGTTTTACATTCGGATGGTTTCTCTTGGCTTTACGACAGGGAGGTTTGATAACCTCTGTGGTTGGCCGTTGGGCTCTGCTTGGAGGTCTAACAGTTGTTGCATTTATTGCCAGTTTGCCGAAACAGACCAATGACTTGATGATTCTTGTATCGACTGCTTGGATAGGAGCTACAGCATTTGTTTTGGGTGTAGATTGCTACACTCGAGCTGGGCTGAAAGAGGTGATTTTTGATGAATGTACCCGTCTTGGGATTGAACTGACGATGGCATATTAGTTTTATGTTTATAATCTCGGGTTTCACGATCTTTTCCCCAAGTTGGACGGCGCAAAATACCCCCTCACTCAGATGATGATAATTGAATTGGGAATTCTAGGTGCGGTGGTCCTGGTAAGTCATGTTGGTATGATGACAAGTGGGGGAAATTGACTCGGAATCACACTAGATTGGTGCTGCCATTCAGTTCCGCGTCATAGGTATGCTCCAGAAACGTTTGAACCGACTTCGcgacgaagaggaagctcgtattgaggaagaagaaataTCAAAAGCCGCTGAACGTTTCAAAAATGTCGGTGCGGAGCTGGTCGAGTGGGAAAAGAAACACGGGGAAAACCCAGTCTCGGAATCTGGGCTTGATGGAACTGATAAATTGGGGTCTGCCGGAGAGGCATCATCCCCACTGGAACCGTATGCCCTTTCCTTTAAGGGCAACAGATCAAGCGTGCTACTGCCTCAACTGGAATTCAAAGCCTCGCAAGGGCCTGAAATCTTGAATAAACGCGCATCGAGCAGTCTCAGTCTACTTGGACACGACACCTCGCCCCAAATGCGACGATCAAGCTCCTTGAGCCTGCCACGTATCGCAAGCGAATTCGGCGAAGGCTCTGAAAATCTCAACTCCTACACACCTACAAACAGTATGTTTTTGGGCATAGAAGAGTTGAAGCCAGAGGAGCCATTTATTAGTGTTGGCCGCGATAGTTCTGACCTCGAGAGCAAGCTCAGATTGCTCGAAGAGATCAAAAAGGCTCGTGAAAGCGTACAAGGTAGTTTGGAAATGCTGAGATCGAGGACCCCTAGTGGAACTCAACCTGTCGCTGGACCATCCAGAGCAGTCATACCGGCTGAGCTTGACGAGAGGCAGCGGAGGCATTCCAGCGTATCCACTAAGTTACTGGATGAGGCAAAGGCACTATCTGTCCCGGGCACATCAAATCGTCCGCCATTTCAGAGTCCTATGACCGAAACGCCACTACAGCACTCCGAGTGGGATATGTACATTGCCGAAAGAAAGATTATCAGCCCTGTTGCAAGCCCTTCGCCCAATTCTGCCTTCTTGTCGGTCGATCCCCAATGCACCACAATTCCCGTTAGCGTCGTCAAGAGTATTGGAAACCGTCGAGAAAGAACGATGAGTATGTTGGAAACGAAAGTTTCTGACTTTGGCCCTGCTCAGCAGGAACAAAGACATGGTACTTTTCCTGGACGTAGTTCGGTGGCCAACGTCCCGGATACAGAGAGAAGGGAGTCTGTAGCCCACCACGATTACCTCGAGAGCGGAATTCCATCACGTCCTCTTGCTGCCAATCGCCCCCGGATGTCTTACAGTGGTCCGACGAGAGTTGTTAGCGCATCCGATCTTCATCCAGCTTCTGCCGCCCCCTACCGGTCTTCTGCGACAAAAATAATGTCTATCGAAGAACTTGCCGAACGACATCGCCAGCGACTGTCTAAGATGCAACAGCCGGTTACTTCCAAGTTGAAGGAGAGTGAGCAAATCGAAGAGGCCAGGAAGGAGTGGGAGAAGCAAAGAGCGCACGAGAAGGACGAAATGAGGCGTCGAGAAACAGAAAGAGGCAGGGCGAACGAGGATAGCCAAGGCAAGACAAGGGAGGTGGTAAGAAGAACGGATCagtggaggaggagtaTCGTTGTCGACCCTGAGTTGCAGGTAGGCGGtgagaggaagaggagtgAAGAAAAGGCGAAGAAGCAAGGAAGAACTCTTGTGAATTAGTTCATGGAGGCGCGCGTTTGCGAGTCGCGTCTTAATTAGGACTTGAGGCGAGATTGGCGAAATAAGGAACGGACAATTAATTAGGCTGTATACGAGGACTTTGATTGTGTAAAGTAGCATATCAATTCATTCAATGCATAGAATCCATTAGTTTATTCACCATGTAGTTAGTATGTATGCAGTAGCCGTGCTGGAGGATGGGTGAGTGGATGAGATGTGGGATGCGTGGCGGGTGGTGGGCTGGGGAAAAGGCGATGTAACTGAGATGGTAAGATGTCTGCTCTGAGATGAAAGTTGTCAACAGATACGCAGCAGCGCAATTTATACATACATCTTAACATATACACTTCTCTGGAGACATGCCTCTCTTCGTCACCTAACATGTCCCATTCCCGTAACCATAGCCTCGCAATCTCCACCTCAGCTTCTATACACACCTCCCCGTCCCCCTCCCCTGTATCCCCAGTTTCCCCAGGCAGCGCTTCAGCAGGTCTTTCTCGGCGCCATAGCTGGAACATAACAGAGGAGAACCAAGAGGTACCGACTTTTCATGAGTCTGGCAGCTCCTCTCACCATGTGGACGACAACCCAACTCCCAGAAGAACCGTCCCGCTGCATAGTACACCATTGGGCAAGTCTGGAACTGCCCACTCACACCGCCTGAGCGAGAGGGATATTGCATGGGCCGGTGTCAACGATGGGACGGGCGTATGGGGAGACCTTGATAATACCGCGCCCACGCAGAGCCGCAGTAGGCCATCATTCAACACTTATCAATCGACCACTTCTTTGCAATCAACGATATGGCCCTTGGATGACCACGAGAGATCGTCAGACGACAGGGAGCGTCTCACATCTGGACCCTCACAAATCGTGGAGTATAATGGGATAGGCAAGGGGACACCCAGGCGGTCGCCCAGGAAGCCGTACAATGAGAGCGGTTCCGCTTTAGGTAGGAGCTCAACGCTGAGGAACGTTTCTCAGTCTCTGAGAAAAGCCAGTGTGAGGGTAGTCAACATCATGGGCACAGAACGTGGAGATGGCAGGGAAAGGCTGAGTAGTGATGATGAGGGCGAGGAGGTATTGCAAGACGTAGAAATCGACGGAGATCAGGGCTTTGCTATGAGCAGCACGAACGATAATCAGGGAACTGTGCCAAGCCCTAAACGGTTGCCTACCAGGTCTCGGAGAGAAGATGTGGGCCGCAGGCGACTAAGAGGGAGGACAATGTGTGTCTTTGGACCGACGAGTAGGGTAAGAAAGAGTATGGACCGTTTAATGATGTATCCGTAAGTCGTATGATTGCAAGAATTGGTGTGCTGTTACTGATTGAAGATCAATCATATGCAGCTGGACAGAACCTGTCATATTATTACTTATCATAACAAATGTCGTCGTTCTTGCTATTCAATCGGCGCCTACTCTGAACTCACCCAGGACCGATGACGGATATTTTCAGGCTTGGGAGGACGTCGTGTTGCTGGTGCTTTTCATAGCCTTTACGTGGGTGTGATTCAGTTTGATTGATGTGCAAGCAAAGACTGATGGCTATGAGCAGGTTGGAGATGTTTGCACGTATAGTCGTCACCGGACTGCTACTAGACCCCGAAACGTCTCTCCGCGAATCACTCTTCGGCCAAGATGGTGTCGTCGCTGTTTTACAGCAATACTTGCTAATAACCAAATCCAACATCGAATCCAACCTGCGACGCAAAGCAACTAAAAAACGCGCACCGTGGCGATCACAAGGACAGAACGATGCCACGCACAATACGGACTCAAAGACCCCTCCTACTACTTCGGCCCTGAGGTCCTTGACAGGCCTTTCAGAAGCTCCTTTTCAAAAAGCAATGGCCAAGCAAAAGGGCTTATCCGATCAGGGAAGGCCGTACCTCCGTCACTCATGGCACCGTATTGATATGATAGCGGTATTTGCATTCTGGATCATGTTCTTTTTGGCTCTCACAGGCCATGAAGCCACTGCCGATCGCCACATCTACATCTTCCGTGCACTTTCAATCCTTCGTGCCGGACGTCTCCTGGTGATCACCAGTGGTACCACCACTATCCTCCATTCATTAAAACGTGCGGGCCCAATGCTCATCACAGTATCCTACTTCCTTGTTTTTGCAGCGTGCATTTTCTCCATTATTGGGGTGCAGAGCTTCAGAGGAAGCTTTCGAAGGGCATGTATGTTGACGGATCCTCACAATTCAAGCAATGTGATTCAGTTACAAACGCAATGTGGAGGCTGGTTGAACTCTACCTCTTTGGAAAGTGTGTCATATCTGAACCTTGATGGAACATCCTCTGCTGTGCCGCCAAAGGGGTACATCTGCCCTCTAGGGCAAATCTGTATGGTGAGTTCACCTACTAGGATGCCTCACCACTTCACTCATCATGAACATGGCTGATAACCGTTACGTAGACGACAGATGAAAATCCTAACAACAGTGTCAACAGCTTCGACAACGTTTTTTCGTCCCTCGTCCAGATCATTATTATCACATCTAGTGGGTGACCTTTGTTACAAAAGCTAAAAGATACGTCTTTGACTGCTTATAGTCAACACATGGGCGCCAGTCATGTACATGGCTATGGACTCTGACTTTTTCGCATCgtccctcttcttcataGCTGGCGTCATTGTACTCAACTTTTGGTTAATCAACTTGTTGATTGCTGTAGTGGTAAACACATTTAGCGATATCCGAGCAGAAACGAAACGCAGTGCTTTTGGTGCCGGCGAGTAAGTCATAGTGTACTGCTGATCGTCGTAAAAGGGACTGACTGGGGGTCATAGGACATTTCTAGGCACAGAACCACATTGGGCAGCAGAGGACGAAAAGACGAAAGTTAATAGACTGCTCGCCTTGTACCAAAAAACCGAGATCTTCTGGGTACTCTTGATCGTTGCGGACCTGGTGACGCAGGGAACTAAGACATCAAGTTCATCAAAGAGCATGCTTCGGCTTCTAGGTAAGCTCTGGGAGTTGGATGGAAAACCTGGCTGATCTTTTGAGAAAGATCATCTCGAATTGGCTTTTACGCTCGCCTTTGACCTCGAGATCATTATTCGTTTCTTGGCCTATCTGCCCGATTGGCGATCTTTCTTTTACCGGAAAAGGAACTGTTTTGACCTTTTCCTCGCAATTGTCTGCTCTATCATCCAAATTCCAGTCATCAGCAACAGTACAATCTATCCTTGGTTGACCGTTTTCCAGTTAATAAGATGGTATAGAGTCATTCTGGCGTTCCCAAGGATGAAGCCGCTATTGGTTACGGTGTTTGGGAGTTTTGGTGGTTTGCTCAACATGGTGATCTTTTTGTTCTTGATGAACTTTCTGGGTGCTCTCATGGTATGTCGGACTCATTTTGAAGTTACAAAAGGGTTTTTAGCTGATCATGAACCAGGCTTTACAATTGTTTCGCGGTGATGTCCAGGCTGGAGAAACAATCACATTCTCTCAAACATATAATTCGTTCTTGGGGATGTACCAGGTGAGTGACTgatttcttctttccgaCATTCTTCCACTCAAAGGCGATGCAGATCTTTTCATCCGAAAACTGGACAGATATTGTATACAACACCGTACGTCCTTTCCGAGCCCTCGAGTTACTCGCTGTATGCTTACCCGTAAAGTATAGATGGGTGCGGAGGCACAATACAAGCAAAACGTTATTGCAGCAATTTTTTTATGCGGCTGgtttctcttctccaacttcattgTACTTCAGATGTTTATCGCTGTCATCAACGAGGTAAGTGATGGCATACTCCGTTCCCCCGTCTTGGTCTAAATAGTTTGTGCAGAACTTTGCGATAGCGGAGGAGCAAAAGCGCAAGCAACAACTCCAAGCTTTTATTCACCGAGCCGAAGCACCATCAGCCCATGCCAGCTGGATTGAACGCCTGAATCCTTATCGACTCATGACGGCTCATCACAGAGCGGTCAAAGTAGAcactcttcctcccaaTCTCATATTGCCATTGAAACAGAATGTCGGTATAGATGTGTCGGATGTGTCATCGTCCTTGCCCATGGATGATGGGAAGGGCACAAAAGGGGCTGTCAAACGGCTTTTAGGTAGAGACCATGACGAAAATCGGATAGCGCTCAAACGCTTAAAACGACCTTCGCCCCGCGAGTTTACAGATGACGtagaagatgaagacgatgaCAGAGGATTGTGCGTAGAAGTTGCTCTTTCATAATCTACTGGACTGACTGGAACAAATACAGGACGGatcttctccctcctctcAACGCTGCTGTCTCAACGGACGAGCATATTGATGCACTCAGGGAACGAAGAAACCAACAAGCTGATTTCATTGCCGCACATCCGAGCTACGACAAATCTCTATGGTTATTCAAACAAAGTAATCCAATCCGCAGATTTTGTCAAGCATGCGTCCCGTCAGCATATGGGGAACGTATTTTCGGACGACCTGCTAATCCCACATTGGCGTTGATGGTCAAAACCGTCGTCTTTCTCGCCGTCGTGGCTAGcgttgttgttgctgctaTTGCTTCACCAAGCTATAGGCGGGAATACTATGCCAACCATGGAATCTCCCGAGGGACGTGGTTCGATCTTACAGAAGTGGCTCTGGGTTCGATTTTCGTCTTGGAAGCTGCCATGAAGATTGTTGCCGACGGATTCATCTTTGCTCCCAATGCCTACCTACTTTCACTCTGGAATGTACTCGACTTCATTATCCTAATAACCCTTCTGATCAATATCATAACGTCATTGATCTTTATTGGGGGCTTGAGCAGAGTGACAAGAGCTCTAAAAAGCTTCAGGGCTTTGAGACTCATTACTCTTTTTGGGAGGTTGAGGGACACACTTCATGCCGTATTATTTGCCGGCGCACTGAAGATCCTAGACGCCTCTATTTTTATGATACTATATTTGATTCCATTTGCTGTCTGGGGGTAAGCATTCCTAATTGCCTGCGGGTAGCAATGGCTGACCGTCGGTCTCAGCCTCAACATCTTCTCTGGTTTACTATACTACTGTAATGATGATAACGCCTCAGGATTAACATCTTGTATTGGCGAATTTTCCACTTCATCTGTCGATGATTCTCTTACCTATTTAGTCCCCCGCGTTTGGGTCAATCCTACTGTTGACCAAAGCATTTGGTCATTCGATTCGTTCAGGGAGTCGATTTTGATTCTTTTTGAAATCGTGTCGCTAGAAGGGTGGATTGATGTGATGGCCTCAGTGATGAACATAGTAGGCAGAGATCAACAGCCTCAGGATCAAGCATCACAGTGGAATGCGATCTACCTACTGATCTTTAATCTATTCGGCGGCGTAATCATCCTTACATTGTTTGTCAGGTGAGAATTTTTTATATCTTAAAAAACAGCTAACATAACTTCAAGACTAACTAATGGTTTATAATAGTATTATCATCAAGAATTTCAGCACCCGTTCGGGCAATGCTCTCCTTACAACTGAACAGCGACAATGGGTTGATCTTTCCAAGTTCATCAAAGCGCAAACTCCATCCCAATTACCCAAAGGACGGCCCAGGTTGCCCTTCAGAGCGTGGTGCTACGACCGGACAGTAAATAAAAATGGGTTTTGGGCGGTAGGCTTCACGATGATATACTACTTGCACATCTTGTTGCTCATGTAGGTTGCAATAAAAGCCACGGATCACAGCTAAAATTTCCTCGCAGGATGGAAGATTTCTCAGAGAATCTGCTGAACGAAGTGCAGCTAGATTGGATCTTCTTATTTTTGACAGTGCTTTATGCCGTGGACCTTCTTGTTCGGTTCTATGGTCTGGGGTTTAAATCGTTCAAATCGAATGGGTGGAATATCTTCGatctcatcatcatcacaGGTAGTTTTGCGACTACTATTCCTGCTCTACAGGCAGATAGCAGTGGTGGGGCGGCTAATCAAGCCAACGTCCAATTGCAAAAGCTATTCTTGGTATCGATCTCGTTGAAGCTGGTACAAAGAATCAGCTCGTTGAATCAGTTGTTTAAAACTTCAGTGTAAGTCTATCAGGCTACTTTTGAAGAAGACCCTTTCCCAAGGCTGATGCTGTGATCGCAGGGCAAGTCTTCCTGCCATTGGTaatctttttcttctctgGGCTACCATCTTCATATTTTACGCCATCCTTTATTTGGAAGTCTTTGGCTTAACAAAGGAAGGGAATAATGCAGGCACACGGTTCCAGAACTATTACACTTTTGGGAACGCGCTACTTATGCTGGCATTCATGTCCACTGGTGAAGGATGGAACGGCTACATGCACGACTAGTAAGCTTTTTATGCCTGAAGC contains the following coding sequences:
- a CDS encoding uncharacterized protein (Similar to TIGR gene model, INSD accession AAW42868.1~Probable calcium-channel protein), producing the protein MSHSRNHSLAISTSASIHTSPSPSPVSPVSPGSASAGLSRRHSWNITEENQEVPTFHESGSSSHHVDDNPTPRRTVPLHSTPLGKSGTAHSHRLSERDIAWAGVNDGTGVWGDLDNTAPTQSRSRPSFNTYQSTTSLQSTIWPLDDHERSSDDRERLTSGPSQIVEYNGIGKGTPRRSPRKPYNESGSALGRSSTLRNVSQSLRKASVRVVNIMGTERGDGRERLSSDDEGEEVLQDVEIDGDQGFAMSSTNDNQGTVPSPKRLPTRSRREDVGRRRLRGRTMCVFGPTSRVRKSMDRLMMYPWTEPVILLLIITNVVVLAIQSAPTLNSPRTDDGYFQAWEDVVLLVLFIAFTLEMFARIVVTGLLLDPETSLRESLFGQDGVVAVLQQYLLITKSNIESNLRRKATKKRAPWRSQGQNDATHNTDSKTPPTTSALRSLTGLSEAPFQKAMAKQKGLSDQGRPYLRHSWHRIDMIAVFAFWIMFFLALTGHEATADRHIYIFRALSILRAGRLLVITSGTTTILHSLKRAGPMLITVSYFLVFAACIFSIIGVQSFRGSFRRACMLTDPHNSSNVIQLQTQCGGWLNSTSLESVSYLNLDGTSSAVPPKGYICPLGQICMTTDENPNNSVNSFDNVFSSLVQIIIITSINTWAPVMYMAMDSDFFASSLFFIAGVIVLNFWLINLLIAVVVNTFSDIRAETKRSAFGAGETFLGTEPHWAAEDEKTKVNRLLALYQKTEIFWVLLIVADLVTQGTKTSSSSKSMLRLLDHLELAFTLAFDLEIIIRFLAYLPDWRSFFYRKRNCFDLFLAIVCSIIQIPVISNSTIYPWLTVFQLIRWYRVILAFPRMKPLLVTVFGSFGGLLNMVIFLFLMNFLGALMALQLFRGDVQAGETITFSQTYNSFLGMYQIFSSENWTDIVYNTMGAEAQYKQNVIAAIFLCGWFLFSNFIVLQMFIAVINENFAIAEEQKRKQQLQAFIHRAEAPSAHASWIERLNPYRLMTAHHRAVKVDTLPPNLILPLKQNVGIDVSDVSSSLPMDDGKGTKGAVKRLLGRDHDENRIALKRLKRPSPREFTDDVEDEDDDRGLTDLLPPLNAAVSTDEHIDALRERRNQQADFIAAHPSYDKSLWLFKQSNPIRRFCQACVPSAYGERIFGRPANPTLALMVKTVVFLAVVASVVVAAIASPSYRREYYANHGISRGTWFDLTEVALGSIFVLEAAMKIVADGFIFAPNAYLLSLWNVLDFIILITLLINIITSLIFIGGLSRVTRALKSFRALRLITLFGRLRDTLHAVLFAGALKILDASIFMILYLIPFAVWGLNIFSGLLYYCNDDNASGLTSCIGEFSTSSVDDSLTYLVPRVWVNPTVDQSIWSFDSFRESILILFEIVSLEGWIDVMASVMNIVGRDQQPQDQASQWNAIYLLIFNLFGGVIILTLFVSIIIKNFSTRSGNALLTTEQRQWVDLSKFIKAQTPSQLPKGRPRLPFRAWCYDRTVNKNGFWAVGFTMIYYLHILLLMMEDFSENLLNEVQLDWIFLFLTVLYAVDLLVRFYGLGFKSFKSNGWNIFDLIIITGSFATTIPALQADSSGGAANQANVQLQKLFLVSISLKLVQRISSLNQLFKTSVASLPAIGNLFLLWATIFIFYAILYLEVFGLTKEGNNAGTRFQNYYTFGNALLMLAFMSTGEGWNGYMHDYTIQVPRCTGNGNFLESDCGSAPGAYVLFISWNIISMYIFVNMFTGVVVESFAYVYQMPGKSSLNREEMRAFKQLWAEFDSQRVGYIKRKDLVKFFSRLTGVFEVRPYPVEFKIHNIIRHSRPDQVDNASVVRGVKHAVDIRRVAEQIAQIDYRQVRERRQLFSRLYNEARISEEPGKGISFTAMLDDLLLRRAKTERVTDLVNLDRVRGLLRTIYWRKRFLATRDARKLTLNAEAEVQERGENFPAPVASAEIRPATSFFHSTKTHPHLTAAICHLMMSTTDGMFPTRPFQLTEIYVDSIRSDMMREAVDQEGI
- a CDS encoding Hypothetical protein (Similar to TIGR gene model, INSD accession AAW43204.1; CND03310), which produces MRISIVLTAAALFGSTLISAHTLTSTPPPNLPVVIRADTNEPAPGNGTQTWSQGDDWIPFDIVIDPAYGIAGGVLILSGIPVAVLGSKNRWSSLAVASGLAFLLFTLVMILRFGVEPNLAPPSPHPPSATLRGLYLLACLISSFIGAGLGIFFFNFTKYAISAAGGFTFGWFLLALRQGGLITSVVGRWALLGGLTVVAFIASLPKQTNDLMILVSTAWIGATAFVLGVDCYTRAGLKEFYVYNLGFHDLFPKLDGAKYPLTQMMIIELGILGAVVLIGAAIQFRVIGMLQKRLNRLRDEEEARIEEEEISKAAERFKNVGAELVEWEKKHGENPVSESGLDGTDKLGSAGEASSPLEPYALSFKGNRSSVLLPQLEFKASQGPEILNKRASSSLSLLGHDTSPQMRRSSSLSLPRIASEFGEGSENLNSYTPTNSMFLGIEELKPEEPFISVGRDSSDLESKLRLLEEIKKARESVQGSLEMLRSRTPSGTQPVAGPSRAVIPAELDERQRRHSSVSTKLLDEAKALSVPGTSNRPPFQSPMTETPLQHSEWDMYIAERKIISPVASPSPNSAFLSVDPQCTTIPVSVVKSIGNRRERTMSMLETKVSDFGPAQQEQRHGTFPGRSSVANVPDTERRESVAHHDYLESGIPSRPLAANRPRMSYSGPTRVVSASDLHPASAAPYRSSATKIMSIEELAERHRQRLSKMQQPVTSKLKESEQIEEARKEWEKQRAHEKDEMRRRETERGRANEDSQGKTREVVRRTDQWRRSIVVDPELQVGGERKRSEEKAKKQGRTLVN
- a CDS encoding uncharacterized protein (Similar to TIGR gene model, INSD accession AAW43203.1); the protein is MTNSDDVNMEDDGSLEVSTVPLAEEVDEEWWDLKMQWGGKVYDIRVGGNDMVYDFRERIASLTSIPADAQKLIGLSSTVKGKLNASHDAMRFAHLGVKNGGKFVLVGTKVEERFVDPIKALREGEGAGEDEFDVDYKGKGPGNDPRNKRKIQEIIDKVPITVMNAPREGKKLLVLDLDYTIVDTKPLLNGALPSSECARPGLHDFLKLVYPHYDIVIWSQTSWRWLETKLVELDLISDSREYKISFVIDRSCMFPVFSQRNGQLYKHEVKPLAYLWASFPQWSAKNTIHVDDLSRNFALNPGEGLKIRAFNKAGSPDGQRDRELIKLGTYLIGIAASEKDFTTVNHKYWSGRGRRGRH